The stretch of DNA TCTCTTTTCTTCATCCACCTTAGGCGATTTTCCAAGCACATCAACTATCGAATAGTTTTTGATAGAGCCGAGATTCAGCGCTTTAATTCCCTTCTCGATTTCTTTTTTGTCACCGACAACAATAACAGCAATGTTTTCCGTGTCAATGTATTTCTTTGCAACACGGATAACATCTTCTTTCGTTACTGCCAAAATCTTTTGGATGTAGTTGTTGAAATAATCATCCGGCAAATTATACAGGACAAGTTCGCTCAGCATGTTTGCTATCGAACCGAGAGAAGAAAAGTTGTCGGGATAACCGAGCGCAAGATAATTTTTCCCTCGTGCAAGGTCATCGTCCGAAATTTCCGAAATGCCGCGAAGTTCCTTCATAAACTCAATCAGTGCGCTATCGGTTTTGTTGGTTTGAACATCCGATGCCGCCGTGAACGGACCCGGTGTGGGTCGCATTTGAAATGAAGAGTTTGCACCGTACGCGTACCCGTGTGTCTCTCGAATATTTTGGTTCAATCGTGAACTAAACGAGCCGCCGAGAATCGTATTCATCACCTGTATAGCATAGTAATCTTCTGTCATTCGCTCTACGCCAATGCGACCAAAACGAAGTACCGATTGTGCGGCACCCGGTTTATCTACCAAATAAATTTTTCTTCCGCTCACTTGGTCAACGGATGGCAACTTCACTTCCGGCGCTTTTCCTCCTTGCCAACCGGCAAAGGTCTTTTCCAACTTCTGCTGAATTCCGTTCTTAGGAACATCACCAACAACGACGAGCGTTGAGTTAGAAGGGAGAAAATTCTGCGCATGAAACGATTTCAAATCCTCCGACTTCATCGCACGTAGACTCTTCTCATTTCCGATGTCAGGAATTCCGTACGGGTGTTTTGTTCCGTATAACGTTCGACCAAAGATGACGTTTGCAATTGCTCTTGGTTCGTCGTGCCACTGCATCAATCGGGTGAGTCGTTCTTTCTTTTTCCGTTCAAGTTCATCGGCAGGAAACGTTGGTCGCATAATGATATCGGCAAACAACTCCATCGCCGCATCTAATTTAGAAAGAGGCGTGTGAAGTGAAACTCCACTCGTGTGCATTCCCGCGTAGGGAAAAATATTCGCTCCGAGAAAACTTATCGCGTCTGCAAGTTCAAGTGCATTGCGCGAACCGGCCCCTTCGTCCATCATTTCAGCGACCATGCTTGCAAGTCCCGGTTTGTCCGAAGGATTCATCACGGAACCGGTGTTGACCATCAATTCCATTTCCACGAGCGGCAACTCGTGCTTCTCCATCAACACAACCTTCATTCCGTTCGATAATGTAAAATGCTGAATCGGAGGAAGTTTCAATGTCGGTTGCGGACCTGCCGCGGGTGGTTTGCTTCTATCAGGCGCTTGCGCTAAAGAAAGTGTTACTAATAACGTGAATAAAGAAATGAGGATGATTACTTTTTTCATTTTGTTCTTCGGAGTATTGAAAACAGGAAACTGTAAACCGGGAACAGGGGACTGCGTATTCATCACTTTCCTCCTTTCGTCGCGGCTAATTCTGTCTTTCCTTTCGGAACGACACTTAACAAGACCCGCCCATCATCAATCAAATATTTATCGCACACCGAGTGAACATCCTTCAGGTCAATGGCTTTATACCGCGCGAGGTCTTCATAAAAATAATCGGGATTACCTGTCAAGGTAAAATAATTGTTGAGTTGGTCTGCTTTTCCTGAAGCGCCTTCCAGCCGGTCAAGAAAACTCGCTTCATATTGATTGACTGCTCGCTGAACTTCCATTGTTGTTGGCGGTTCAGATTTTAATTTGTTGATTTCTTCCTGAATCACCTTCTCAAGTTCAGAGAGTGAATATCCTTCTCTCGCCGTAGCCATAATCATAAAAGAAGAATTAATTTTAGAGGAACTCTGAAACGCAGAAACATCCTGCGCTATTTGCATATCATACACAAGCCGTTTGTAGAGCCGGGAAGTTTTTCCTCCTGCAAGTACATTAGCAAGAATATCAAGTTCGGCATCTCCCGGAGAAAGAACTCTCGGTGAATGCCACGCCATGTATAACCGCGGCAGTTGAACTTTATCTTCAAGCACAACGCGCTTTTCCTCCGTCAACACC from Ignavibacteriota bacterium encodes:
- a CDS encoding insulinase family protein, producing the protein MNTQSPVPGLQFPVFNTPKNKMKKVIILISLFTLLVTLSLAQAPDRSKPPAAGPQPTLKLPPIQHFTLSNGMKVVLMEKHELPLVEMELMVNTGSVMNPSDKPGLASMVAEMMDEGAGSRNALELADAISFLGANIFPYAGMHTSGVSLHTPLSKLDAAMELFADIIMRPTFPADELERKKKERLTRLMQWHDEPRAIANVIFGRTLYGTKHPYGIPDIGNEKSLRAMKSEDLKSFHAQNFLPSNSTLVVVGDVPKNGIQQKLEKTFAGWQGGKAPEVKLPSVDQVSGRKIYLVDKPGAAQSVLRFGRIGVERMTEDYYAIQVMNTILGGSFSSRLNQNIRETHGYAYGANSSFQMRPTPGPFTAASDVQTNKTDSALIEFMKELRGISEISDDDLARGKNYLALGYPDNFSSLGSIANMLSELVLYNLPDDYFNNYIQKILAVTKEDVIRVAKKYIDTENIAVIVVGDKKEIEKGIKALNLGSIKNYSIVDVLGKSPKVDEEKR
- a CDS encoding insulinase family protein; the protein is MKGGKQAPPLSYPPAVLTEEKRVVLEDKVQLPRLYMAWHSPRVLSPGDAELDILANVLAGGKTSRLYKRLVYDMQIAQDVSAFQSSSKINSSFMIMATAREGYSLSELEKVIQEEINKLKSEPPTTMEVQRAVNQYEASFLDRLEGASGKADQLNNYFTLTGNPDYFYEDLARYKAIDLKDVHSVCDKYLIDDGRVLLSVVPKGKTELAATKGGK